The genome window CGCTCGTCTTTCGGTGTTCAGCTGGAGCTCGTCGTCGCCGTGTTGGCCCGCCGCGAGCTCGTTCAACGCCAAGACCGCGGCGAAGAGGGCGATGACGAAGCCGAACGTCATCTCGTACCGCTTCTTCACGGGGTCGTTGTCCGGGTCCACGGGCGGCGCGGCCCTGGCCTCGTCTTGGGTGGCGTCCTTGGCGGTCTCCTCTTTGGCGCTCTCCGTAGCTTCGCTCATGCCCCTTTTGTAACCGCTCGAGTGGAGGGTAAGAAGAAAAACGCGCGCCTTCGCGTGGACGCCTGGAGGGACGACATGGATCTCGATCTCATCGTCACCCCCGACCTACCCGAGCCACTACTCGAAGCTCTACCGGAACGACGGGACTGGCCACTTCACCGACGTGACGTACGAGGCCCGCATCGCGCGCCATCAGTCCCAAGGCGCCGTGTGGTCCGACGTGGACGAAGACGGGGACCTCGATCTCGTCGTCCCGGCGACTGCTCGGACAAGCGCATCACGGTGTTCGAGAACCGCGTGGGGAACAAGAACCACTGGGTGTTCCTGCGGCTCGTCGGCACCACGGCGAACCACGAAGCGATCGGCGCGCGCGTCACGCTCCGCGCCGGAGGCGTCACACAGATCCGCGAGGTGAAGGCGGAGGCGCGGCACCAGTCGACGCGGTGGGTCCACTTCGGGCTCGGGCCCAACACGACGATCGAGTCGCTCACCGTGCGCTGGGGGAGCGCCGCTCCAGAGACCATCGCGGGGGCGAGCGGCGACTCCCGGTTTACCGTCGTCCAGGGCTCCGGGAAGGTGGCGCTGATCGTCCGAGGGTCTCGGTGCTGGCCCCAACATCGATTCGACGAAGACCCGGCGCAGCGACCTCCGCGAAAGTCAGCCCTTCTTGCAGATCACCTGCACGAACGGGAGCGAGCCTCCGCCCCCGACGGCCCGTCGATCTCCGAGAGCTCGACCAGCCCGTGTGGACCAAACTCCCGCGCCACCGACACGGCGTCGTGGAAGTACATCGGTAGCGCGCAGCGTCAAGCGGCCCGGAGCGTGCCGTCGGCGCGGGCAGCCCGACGGTCCGGCGTCACGCCGGTCGAATCTGCACCGGGACGTGCTTGTGGTACGGAGTGCGCGCGAGCGGATCGCAGTGCTCGCTCGCCGTCAGGCGGTTCAGCTGCGGTCCCTGGGGCTCGCCGCTACAGTAGCACATCCCGTACCCGTGCGGCAGCGTCCTGCATGCCGGTACGGAGCGCCGTGTCGTGCTCGACCGTCAGCTAAGGGTCTCTCCCGACGCCGGGTACAACC of Myxococcales bacterium contains these proteins:
- a CDS encoding ASPIC/UnbV domain-containing protein, whose amino-acid sequence is MFENRVGNKNHWVFLRLVGTTANHEAIGARVTLRAGGVTQIREVKAEARHQSTRWVHFGLGPNTTIESLTVRWGSAAPETIAGASGDSRFTVVQGSGKVALIVRGSRCWPQHRFDEDPAQRPPRKSALLADHLHERERASAPDGPSISESSTSPCGPNSRATDTASWKYIGSAQRQAARSVPSARAARRSGVTPVESAPGRACGTECARADRSARSPSGGSAAVPGARRYSSTSRTRAAASCMPVRSAVSCSTVS